TTGACGCCGGGCTACAACTGGATTAGGCTTTCGCCCGATTCGCGTCAAATGGTGGTCTTATGCCGCTTACGGTTACGGAAATCTTCCACTCCATCCAGGGGGAGTCTTCCCATGCGGGAAGGCCCTGCACCTTCGTCCGCCTGACCGGGTGCAACCTGCGCTGCTCCTGGTGCGACACTCCGTATTCCTGGGAGGGCGGCCAGGTCATGGACCTGGACGAAGTGCTCGGCTGCGTGGCCGGGCACGGCTGCACGCTGGTGGAAATCACCGGGGGCGAACCCCTGGCCCAGGAACAAACCCCGGAGCTCGTCCGCAGGCTGCTGGACGAGGGCTACGAGGTGCTGGTGGAGACCAATGGCACCTTTGCCGTGGATGTTCTGGATGAGCGCGCCGTGGCCATCGTGGACGTGAAGTGCCCCTCCAGCGGCATGCACGAGCGCATGGACTTGGGGAGTCTGGCGAAGCTTAGGCCGCAGGATGAATTGAAATTCGTGATCGCCGACAGGGGGGACTTCGACTATGCGGCCGACGTGGTGCGGACGCTGCCGGTGATGCCGCGCCACATCCTTTTTTCGCCCACCACGACTCTTCTGGCCCCGGCCGATCTGGCCTCCTGGATTGTTGAGTCGCGCCTGCCGGTGAGGCTTGGGCTGCAGTTGCACAAGATCATCTGGGACCCGGAGGCAAGAGGGGTCTGAGTGGGGCTGGCGCCGGGCCATCCTGCGAGGGCTCGGATCGATCTGAAGACGATTCTTCACCCTCTCGGACAACCCGGCCCCAGCCCTGTAAGTCACTCAGGTGTTTGCGGGAACTTTGAAGAGCCGCTTGTGCGGTGTTCACCGGGAATGACTACTATGAATGCCTATGAAGAGGTGAGTGCGTGAAAAACGCGATAATTTTGTTTTCCGGAGGGCTCGATTCCTCCACCTGCTTGGCCATCGCAAAGTCCCAGGGGTTCAAGGCCTACGCGCTGAGCTTCCGCTACGGCCAGCGCCACACCGTGGAGCTGGAGGCAGCCAAGCGGGTGGCCAAGCACCTGGGCGCGGCCGGGCACCTTATTCTGGATGTGCCGCTGGGGACCATCGGCGGTTCGGCCCTCACTGCGGACATCGACGTCCCCAAGGACCGGGACGTGAACGAGATGGAGGACGAGATTCCCGTTACCTACGTTCCAGCCCGGAACACGGTGTTTCTGTCCCTGGCCCTGGCCTGGGCCGAAGTGCTGCCAGCAGCGGACATCTTCATCGGCGTGAACGCGCTGGATTATTCCGGATACCCGGATTGCAGGCCCGAGTTCGTGGCCGCGTTCGAGAACATGGCGAATTTAGCTATCAAAGAGGCCGTCGAGGGACGGCTTACGATGAAGATCCATACCCCGCTCATGCAGTGGCATAAGGCCAGAATCATTGAGGAAGGGATGAAGCTGGGGGTTGATTACGGGCTTACGCACAGCTGCTACGACCCAAGCCCCGAGGGGCTGGCCTGCGGGAGATGCGATTCGTGTTTGCTCAGAAGGAAGGGGTTTGAAGAGGCCGGGGTGAAGGACCCGACGGGGTATGTAACTGCAGGATAAACCATGCTATTTGCTTTACGAGTCAGACGGAAACAGTTATGGGACATATGATTCGGGGCGCACATATATTCTGAAGGGCGATCATATGTCTTGGGATAAAGTTAATGCTCATATACCTTACGCCATTGCGGGGGCCATTGGTGGAATAGCAGCAATCCTTTTCCTTATACTCTTAGCGTGTATTATTCCTGTTATCGAAATATTAAAAACATATTCCATCACAAAATTTGACGCCATACTCTTTTCCGCTTCAGTATTTGGGATACTATCACTCGCTACGTTATATTATATCAAATCAAAAACTGGCGATAAAAAAACTTGTACATACTTACCCTGGCTAAAATTATCTCACTTTTTTTGTCTCTTCTTTTTCGGAATTGTACTGTTATCACTCTTACATACTACACTATTAGAACTAAACAACAACGTAACCAGCATAATCAACACACAAACACTTTCTATAGAAACAAACAACAACGTTCACGACTATGCAATAGAATTTGTTGACGATAAAAAGGTAAACATTTCAAACACGAAACTAACCCTTGCAACGATAGAGAATGTCAAGAATAAAGTTAATGAGAACTTTGACAGAATCAAGTTTCATGCGCTTAACACAGAAGATTTTTTATACAATAACCACAACGCCATAGAGAAACATATTAAAGAGGATATTAAAACCACAGAATGTGAACATGATGCTGCAGTAGCATTCATAGGCAAAGGCAGATTCTCTATTATGTGCAAAGAAGATAATATAACTATCGCCCTTAACACTACAGTCCAAGAGTCTATAGCAAAGTACATTTCATCATACAAGAACTACTCAGAACCCGAAAAGAAAGCCATCGCGGATAATATCAGGACATACATCGACAAGAGATTTTACTCTGGAGAACTATACGGACAGTTATATAAAGCATCCATAAACATTTCTTTCATCATCATACTTGCGACAATAGCTTTCTACACAACCAACCTCATCATCCTGGAACACAGAAACATTAACTCGCAAATAGCAGACAACAGTAACAACAATAATGGTTCGCACAACCTAACTAGCCTGCAGCTCAGTCTCGACAGGTCAATTCTCCGCTACAACACCCTCGGGTTCGTCCTATTTTTCGTCACTATCGTTGTTGTTTTAATAAGCGGAATACTCGCATTTTCGTTATTTTCGAACACCATCAATGACATCAAGAGTTTCACAAACGAGAAAAATTACAGCGCAAGTATCGTATTGCTCTACATAATGAGAACATCTTTGTTAACTGCATTCCTAACAACAACAATAATAGTTTTTTATAAATTTTCTCGCTCAGCAGTAGACCAATCGGCAAGATTCCTAAAGAGAAAGCATGCGACAAAGTTCTTACGGTACCTAATAGAGAAGATAGAATCTGAAAAAACACTTGGGCTTAACCAAGGGTACATGAAGAAATTCTATAACACTGAAACGATGTTTAAGTACCTTCCCGGCGATGCCCCTCCGGAAACATTTGAAAAAGCGGTTTCGGAATTCCTGGGAGGTGACAAGGGCATGAGACTTAATATAAACAACGCTCTTGACTCTATAAACTCAATAATAAACACCTTTCGCAGGATCCATCTTTTGCCAGAACTTGACAAAGCACACTATGTCACACCTGCAGATATCTATTTCAAATCCAGTACTTGTAAAAAGTTCAAACTCATTCCTTTTGGTACTTTCGTAGAGTTAGTCTACATTCGCAGCATAGCTGGCATTGACAAACACGACAACAAGCTAAACATCGATAGTTTTGAAAAGTTAATGAAGGCCTTTGAGTCATGGAACACGGACATAGGGTCTGCATTCGGCGAGGGCAGTGCTCAAAAGAAATCTCCAGATTCATCAAGTATAAACCTGAATATATTCAGAAAGAACTTGTAATCCAGCCTTTGTAATAGGTTTATTTTCCTTCTTTATGAGACACTCTATAAAAGCACAACAGACATTTCATTCACACAGAATGGAGCTAACGCACCTTGGAGCAGCTCTACAGTTACTAAACTTTAGCGTTAGGTCCAATTACTGCACTATAAACCCCAAAGCCTTCAAATTCTTCCCCCACTTGCTCCATTGCCCGGTGCGCATGGTGAGCAGTTTCTTGTGCTCGTCGTACCCGGCCAGCACGTCGGTCTCCAGGCTGCACCGCCGGTCGTAGTTGGTGTGGGAAAGCGTCAGCTCCCACTGGCCTCCCCCGGCATCCTTCACCTTCTCCACCACGAACACGTGGCCCGTGTCCATGCGGTGTTTGGAGTTGTCGCCGAGGATGAAGATTGCACCGGCTGTTGGCGTTGGGGTGGTCTTCTTGTTCTGGTCCGCGCACTTGTACCAGCCGATGGGGGAAAGCTCGTAATTGCCCCGGCAGCTCATGTTTCCGGTGCGGCAGCGGCCATAGGGCAAACTCTGGGGCTCGCAGCGGTGGAAGAGCCTACCCGGACTCAGCTTGTAGCATGTTCTTCCAGGCGCATTGACGTCGATAGGCTCGCTCGCTTCCTGCGTCTCCTGCGACTTCTTTTTCTTCTCGCTCTTTTTGGCGGCCAGGGCCGGGGCGTCAGCAAAAACGAGGAAAAGACCCAACACAGCCGCCAGCACCCAGATTGCCTGCACTGCCCGCACCCCTGAAACCAAACACCGCGTCATCTAACCACCTCCATCCAACCTTCCTCCACCACCACAGGGCCGGCAGGGAGTCCGCCGAAACTGAAATTTCGGATCAGGTCATAGGGTTTCGCCGGGCGCGGCGCGTCCAGAAGCCCGGCCTTCCAGGCCAGAAAGCCGACCACCACTTCAGGAGGCACTCCCATCTGGCGCAGCCGGCCGAGGTCCACGTCCCCCCTGCGTTTGGAAAGCCGCCTGCCGTCAGGGTCCACCAGCAGTGGCACGTGGGCGAAATTCGGTTCCGGCCAGCCGAAGGTACGGTAGAGAAATATCTGCCTGGCCGTGGATTCCAAGAGGTCCGCACCGCGAACCACCTCGGTGATGCGCTGGGCGGCGTCATCGGCCACCACGGCCAGCTGGTAGGCGTGGACCCCGTCGGAGCGGCGTAGCACGAAGTCGCCGCACTGCGCGGCCAGTTCCTGGGCGTATGGGCCAAGGGCCATATCCGTGAATTCAATTCTCACTGATGGCGCCTTGACCCGAAGCGACGGCAAACGCCCACTGGCCTGCCTGGCGGATCGGTCCGTGTCCGAGAGTGCCAGGCAGGTGCCTGCGTAAACCGGCTCGGACTCGCCCGCGTGCGGGGCCTGGGTGACGCCTTCGTGTGCTGTGTGGGGTTCATCTGAATGCGAGGAATGGGCTGCCCCGCGAAGCTCGGCCCTGGTGCAGTAGCAGGGGTACACCATCCCCCTGGCCTCGAGTGTTTCCAGGCACTTCTGGTAGTAGCCCCGGCGTTCGTCCTGGCTGTAGGGGCCGTGCGGGCCGCCCTTGTCCGGGCCTTCGTCCCAGTCAAGCCCCAGCCAGGCCATATCGTCCAGTATGGCCCGGGCGAAGTGTTCCTTGGACCGGTCCGGATCCAGGTCCTCCATGCGCAGCACCATGGTCCCGCCCTTGGACCTGGCCGATAGCCAGGCCAGGAGCGCTGTCCAGGCGTTGCCCAGGTGCATGCGCCCGGAGGGGCTCGGGGCGAAGCGGCCCCGGGTTTGACAGGGTGATTCCATGGCGTTTATGGGCTTTACAGCTGGAAATAAGTTACCCGAGGTTCCACCAATGACTACTCTGCTGATCCTACTCGCACTGGCCCTGATCTTGGCCCTCTGGGTCGTGGTTCTTTACAACAGTCTGGTCCGGAACACCAACATGGTGGCCGAAGGCTTGAGCGGCGTGGACGTGCAGCTCACCCGCCGGTCCGAGCTTATCCCCAACCTGGTCGACACGGTAAAGGGCTACATGGCCCACGAGCGCGAACTCTTCGAGAAGATCGCCGAGCTTCGGGCCCAGAGCCTCTCGGCCAAAACCCCGGCCGACCGCCTCAGGGCCGAAGGTCCCCTGGGCGAGGCCCTGGGCAGGCTCCTGGCAATGGCCGAGGCCTATCCGGAGCTCAAGGCCAGCGCCAACTTCCTTGAATTGCAGCGCTCCCTGGCCGACATCGAGTCCGAGCTGCAACTGGCCAGGAGGTACTACAACGGCGCAGTGCGCAACTTGAACATTGCGGTGGATTCGTTTCCGTCCAACCTGGTGGCCAACACCTTCGGCTTTTCCAAAGCGGAATTCTTCGAGGCCGAGGACGACGCCAAGCGTCAGGTACCCAAGGTCGACTTCCAGAAGCCCCAGGGCTGACCATGCGCATCCGAAGCCTTCTCCCAGCCTTTGTCGCCTTGGTTCTTGTGCTGGCATCCGGTCCACTCGGCCCCCGTGCTTCCTGGGCCGAACAGGAACGCATAACCTCCTTCGACGCTATAATAGTTGTCCAGCCCTCGGGCATGCTGGAGGTGACGGAAAGAATAACGGCCGTGGCCCAAGGAGATAAGATCAAGCGGGGCATCTTCCGCGACCTCATCCTGCCGGCTCAAAGCGGACTGGATTCGCTGTACGGCCCTGCCTACCGGGTCCGCGATGTCCTGCGCGACGGGGGGGCCGAATCCTGGCACACAGGGGACAAGGGGGAGATGTTCCGGGTGTACCTGGGCAAGAAGGATGTTCTGCTTCGGCCCGGCAGCTACGCCTATACCCTGGCCTACGACGCCCTGTTCCAGGTGCGCTTTTTCCAGGACTATGACGAAGTGTACTGGAACGTTACCGGAAACGCCTGGGCCTTTCCGGTGGAGCGGGCCAGGGCGGAGGTGGTGCTTCCTCCCGGCGCGTCGGTCCGTCAGTTCGCGGCCTACACGGGCCCCAAGGGTTACAAGGGTCAGGATTTCGTGGTGAAGCAGAAGGGGCCCGACCGGGTGATCGTCGAATCCACCCGGACGCTCCAGCCCGGCGAGGGGCTCACCGTGGCCGTGGCCTGGCCCAAGGGATTTGTATCCAAGCCAGAGGGAAAAGCGTTTGTCTTAGCCGCTCTTGCTTCCAATCCGGCCATGGCAGCGGCCGTGGCAGGATTCATCCTTCTCATGATCTACTTCATCACGGCCTGGGCTATTGCGGGACGTGATCCCGCCCGGGGAACAATCATCCCTCTCTATGCCCCGCCCGCGGACATCTCCCCTGCCGCGGCCCGCTACATCAGCCGCATGGGCTACGATTCCAGGGACCTGCCCTGCGCCATCGTCAGCCTGGCTGTGCAAGGAGCGCTGACCATCACCGAGAAAGAGAAAGGGGAATTCATCCTTACCCGCAAGGGCAAGGGAGCAAGCCTGGGCAAGATGGACGAAGACCTCACGGCCAAGGCGCTTTTCGAGAAGGGTTCGCCCCTGGAGATCGACCAGTCACAGAGGGACGTTCTGCAGGGTGCCAGGGATGAACTGAGAAAGGCCCTTCGAAACGCGTACACTGGATACCTGTTCAAACCCAACCTGAACTGGTTTTTCCCAGGCGTGCTCCTGGCCTTGGGCACCGTGGTTCTGGTGGTTCTCTCCGGGCCGCAACTCGAAGCCGCGCTTTTTTCGGCCGTGTGGCTCTCCATCTGGACTCTGGGGACCGCTCTGCTGCTTTCCCGGGTGGCCGCTTCATGGAACGAAGCCCTTACCGGGCAGGGCCGTTTCTTCAAGTGGTCCTCGGCCATCTTCATCACGGCCTTTGCTGTGCCATTCGTGCTGGGGGAGCTGGCCGGACTATTTTTCTTCGGCGCGAGCAGCTCTCCGCTCGGAGCTGCGCTGCTACTGGCTTCCGGCACGGTCTGCGCGGTTTTCTTCCATCTGCTCAAGGCCCCTACCAAGGAGGGCAGGCAGGTGATGGACCAGCTCGAGGGGTTCGAGCTCTATCTGGGTGTGGCCGAGAAGGATCGTCTGAACCTGCTCAACCCACCCGAAGAGACTCCCGAACTGTTTGAAAAGTATCTCCCCTACGCCATGGCCTTGGACGTTGAGCAACAGTGGGGCGAGCGCTTCGCGGAGGTGCTGGCTCGGGCCGCCCAGTCGCCGCAAGGGTATTCCCCCGTGTGGTACTCCGGTTCGAGTTGGGATTCCACGTCGCCGGGGAGCTTTGGCGACAGCCTGGGATCGGCATTCTCCTCGGCCGTTTCCTCGAGTTCGGGAAGCTCGGGCAGCGGTGGAGGCGGCGGGTCCGGCGGAGGTGGTGGCGGCGGTGGAGGCGGGGGTTGGTAGGATTTTCCCCTTGAAACGGTTCAGCCTTTGGCCGTCATCTCCCAGCTTTAGCTTTGGCTATGAGTTCCGGACGGTACTCAAAGTGCATGATGTCGAACTCGGCCCACTTGCCGCCCCAGATGAAGCCGTGGCGCTCGAACACTTCCGCCAATTCCGGGGGAAAGGCCAGGCGTTGCCCCAGAGGATCGTTGCCCTTGTACCACTGCCAGTAGGTGTTGAGCTTGGAGTTGACGTCGATGGCCGCGCCAAAGCTATGCATGGAGAGCCGCTCCGTTCCGGCGATGGACCTCCAGGCGAAGGTCCCGCTCAAGGGCAAAAGCCTGGCTTTATACTGTGGATGCGTGACCAACAGAGAATCCAGTTCCCGTCCGACGGCCTCCAGGGCCTGGGCCGCCCCGTTCTTGGAATTGAACTGCACCGTTGAGCCCAGAAACCGCACCGGCACCAGGTTGGCCTTCACTTCATCCGCGTTGTGGCCGTAGACGGCCTTGAACAGGGCGGTCACCCGCCTGCGGCCGGGATGAAACCCGGGCTCGGGCTCAGCTGTAACGCGGGAGAGAGGATACGGCTGGGTCAGCATGTCCTCGATGTCGGGGCTCTCCAGCGCCGCATCGGCGTCTTTTGCGCGGCCGTCGTCGTAGATGAGGTGGACGCCGTCCGAGAGAAGAAGGCCGTCTTTCTCAACGGCTTTGACCGCATCGGGGTAGCAGCGGCGTACGAGCTCGAGGTCGGAGGCTTTGTCCGCCAGGGCGAGGCTGGCGGCGAGTTGCAAGGACAGGGCACACAGGGACAGGATACGGAGGGTTCGCATGGCCCCCTGGTTGACACGATCAAAGCGCTTGGTCAATTCGCAGGTTCACCCCCCAAAATAAGGTCGGGCAGTTCGTTCACCTGGTTGGAAGCTGGCGGAAAAAAAGGCGCCAAGGCCTTGCCGCACAGTGTCACGGCTTGGATCAGTCCCTTGTCCGGCTCGCCCTGTCGCATGGCGTCTGTCACCACTGAGACCGCGTCCTGCCAGATTCGACTGCCCACAGCCTGGTCCGCGGCCTTGTCGGCCAGCACCCACACCCTGCGTTCGAAAAGGGAGACATAGATGAGCACCGCGGCTCGGTTGCTGGTCGCACTCAGAGCGTGACGGTGGAAAGCGTCCGCAGCCGCCTTTCGCACTTCGTGTTTTGCGTCAGCCTTCCGCAAGAAGTTTCGTTTGAGAACGGGAATGTGGCGGCAAGCTTGCAAGGCTACCATGAGAAATACTGCGAAAATAGCGGAGAACAACAAGAAGCTTTCCGACTCAAGAAAAAAGTGCACCGCAAAGGCCATCAAGTAACCCAGGATCAGTCCTCCAACCAGTTCTGCCTGAGGGTAATAGTGGCTTGCAGGGACAACCAAAGGCACTATCTGGGCTGAGGTGAGCTTTTCGGCATTCCTGACAGCGGCCTCTATGCGTCTGCACTGGTCATTGGTTAGAATACCCCCGGAACATGCTGTCGGGCTTTCCATACGATCTCTCCTCTTCCGTGCATTCTACCAGTCTCCCGAAGCTCCCCCGCCAATGAAGCTGCCTAGTCCTCCAACGACCACCCTGGCGACACCTTCGAGTATCACATCGCCTCCACCACTGGGCGGATCCAGCCGAAGCAGGTAGGGGACGAGTAACCCGAACACAACGCCACCCACCAGAGCCACGAGCACACCTGTGAGGCTAAAGGCCAAAACCATTGCCGCAGATGAGAACGTGATCCCTCCCACACTGCCCCGCACCCAGCCTTTTTGCTTGCAGCATAATGCCGTGAGCACAAGTGCCAGGATGACCGCCCAAGCGTGGGTGTCGAACTTCCACTTGGTGAGCCTGGTCCCGGTACCCGTGTATTCGCCCTTCACCACCTGGACGATAGCCTTCACTCCGGCCAGCACTCCGCCGTCGAAGTCCTGATTCTTGAACCTGGGGATCATTTCCTGGTCGATGATCCTCCCAGCCAGGGCGTCGGTGAGCACGCCCTCCAGCCCCCGGCCCACCTCGATGCGAACCTTGCGTTCGGCCTTGGCCAGCACAACGAGCACTCCGTTGTCCTTGCCTTGGCGGCCAAGCCCCCAGGTCTGGGCGACTTTGATGGAGAAATCCTCCAGGGGATGACCTTGCAGGTCCGGCACCGTGAGCACCACCACCTGGGTGGAGTCATTCGTTTCAAGGGCCTTGAGGGCCTCTTCCAGCTCCTGCCTTACCTGAGGCGAAATGAAGTCCGCGTAGTCGTTGACGTGGCTAATTAAGGCAGGGACCTTGACCTCACCTGCCAGGACAGCACCTGGCGCGACCAACTGGCACAGGGCGGCCAAAAGGATGAGAAAGGCGTACAAGGACGGGGTGAGGCTTTTCATGACGCCTGCCTGAATGGTGTGGCAATAATTTACAACACGGCTCTGCGTTTCAACACCACCAACACCGGTATTGCTGTGTCGTGCCGCGGGCTATGTGAGATCATTTCACGCGAATGCCCACTCATGCGCTTCCTGAGCCCCGCCCGGGACGGCAACACCACTACCGTTAGAACTTGACCTGCGGGGCCTTCTGGGAAGCCTCGTCGGCGCGGAAATATTCCTTGGGCGTCAGGTGCAGGAGGATGGAATTTGTCACGCTGTTGGGGAAGATTCGCAGAGAGGAGTTGTATATCTGCGCGGCCTCATTGTAGCGCTGCCGGGCCACGTTTATGCGGTTCTCAGTTCCTTCGAGCTGATGTTGCAGATCGCGAAAACTCTGATCAGCCTTGAGGCTAGGGTATTGTTCAACCACCACCATCAGCCGGGACAAAGCGGAGGACAGCTCTCCCTGGACCTTTTGCAGATTGGCCATGGCCTGAGCATCGGACAGAGTCTGGGCGTTCAACTG
This genomic interval from Desulfovibrio sp. contains the following:
- a CDS encoding TPM domain-containing protein; amino-acid sequence: MESPTACSGGILTNDQCRRIEAAVRNAEKLTSAQIVPLVVPASHYYPQAELVGGLILGYLMAFAVHFFLESESFLLFSAIFAVFLMVALQACRHIPVLKRNFLRKADAKHEVRKAAADAFHRHALSATSNRAAVLIYVSLFERRVWVLADKAADQAVGSRIWQDAVSVVTDAMRQGEPDKGLIQAVTLCGKALAPFFPPASNQVNELPDLILGGEPAN
- a CDS encoding radical SAM protein — translated: MPLTVTEIFHSIQGESSHAGRPCTFVRLTGCNLRCSWCDTPYSWEGGQVMDLDEVLGCVAGHGCTLVEITGGEPLAQEQTPELVRRLLDEGYEVLVETNGTFAVDVLDERAVAIVDVKCPSSGMHERMDLGSLAKLRPQDELKFVIADRGDFDYAADVVRTLPVMPRHILFSPTTTLLAPADLASWIVESRLPVRLGLQLHKIIWDPEARGV
- the queC gene encoding 7-cyano-7-deazaguanine synthase QueC, translated to MKNAIILFSGGLDSSTCLAIAKSQGFKAYALSFRYGQRHTVELEAAKRVAKHLGAAGHLILDVPLGTIGGSALTADIDVPKDRDVNEMEDEIPVTYVPARNTVFLSLALAWAEVLPAADIFIGVNALDYSGYPDCRPEFVAAFENMANLAIKEAVEGRLTMKIHTPLMQWHKARIIEEGMKLGVDYGLTHSCYDPSPEGLACGRCDSCLLRRKGFEEAGVKDPTGYVTAG
- a CDS encoding M15 family metallopeptidase, yielding MRTLRILSLCALSLQLAASLALADKASDLELVRRCYPDAVKAVEKDGLLLSDGVHLIYDDGRAKDADAALESPDIEDMLTQPYPLSRVTAEPEPGFHPGRRRVTALFKAVYGHNADEVKANLVPVRFLGSTVQFNSKNGAAQALEAVGRELDSLLVTHPQYKARLLPLSGTFAWRSIAGTERLSMHSFGAAIDVNSKLNTYWQWYKGNDPLGQRLAFPPELAEVFERHGFIWGGKWAEFDIMHFEYRPELIAKAKAGR
- a CDS encoding LemA family protein; its protein translation is MVISRSVLACLCSFIVLLISGCGYNVMQQNEENVNRAFGDVQASLQRRADLIPNLVEVVKKYAAHEKDTLTAVTEARAKASSIQLNAQTLSDAQAMANLQKVQGELSSALSRLMVVVEQYPSLKADQSFRDLQHQLEGTENRINVARQRYNEAAQIYNSSLRIFPNSVTNSILLHLTPKEYFRADEASQKAPQVKF
- a CDS encoding LemA family protein, which codes for MLILLALALILALWVVVLYNSLVRNTNMVAEGLSGVDVQLTRRSELIPNLVDTVKGYMAHERELFEKIAELRAQSLSAKTPADRLRAEGPLGEALGRLLAMAEAYPELKASANFLELQRSLADIESELQLARRYYNGAVRNLNIAVDSFPSNLVANTFGFSKAEFFEAEDDAKRQVPKVDFQKPQG
- the gluQRS gene encoding tRNA glutamyl-Q(34) synthetase GluQRS, with amino-acid sequence MESPCQTRGRFAPSPSGRMHLGNAWTALLAWLSARSKGGTMVLRMEDLDPDRSKEHFARAILDDMAWLGLDWDEGPDKGGPHGPYSQDERRGYYQKCLETLEARGMVYPCYCTRAELRGAAHSSHSDEPHTAHEGVTQAPHAGESEPVYAGTCLALSDTDRSARQASGRLPSLRVKAPSVRIEFTDMALGPYAQELAAQCGDFVLRRSDGVHAYQLAVVADDAAQRITEVVRGADLLESTARQIFLYRTFGWPEPNFAHVPLLVDPDGRRLSKRRGDVDLGRLRQMGVPPEVVVGFLAWKAGLLDAPRPAKPYDLIRNFSFGGLPAGPVVVEEGWMEVVR
- a CDS encoding DUF2207 domain-containing protein, whose translation is MRIRSLLPAFVALVLVLASGPLGPRASWAEQERITSFDAIIVVQPSGMLEVTERITAVAQGDKIKRGIFRDLILPAQSGLDSLYGPAYRVRDVLRDGGAESWHTGDKGEMFRVYLGKKDVLLRPGSYAYTLAYDALFQVRFFQDYDEVYWNVTGNAWAFPVERARAEVVLPPGASVRQFAAYTGPKGYKGQDFVVKQKGPDRVIVESTRTLQPGEGLTVAVAWPKGFVSKPEGKAFVLAALASNPAMAAAVAGFILLMIYFITAWAIAGRDPARGTIIPLYAPPADISPAAARYISRMGYDSRDLPCAIVSLAVQGALTITEKEKGEFILTRKGKGASLGKMDEDLTAKALFEKGSPLEIDQSQRDVLQGARDELRKALRNAYTGYLFKPNLNWFFPGVLLALGTVVLVVLSGPQLEAALFSAVWLSIWTLGTALLLSRVAASWNEALTGQGRFFKWSSAIFITAFAVPFVLGELAGLFFFGASSSPLGAALLLASGTVCAVFFHLLKAPTKEGRQVMDQLEGFELYLGVAEKDRLNLLNPPEETPELFEKYLPYAMALDVEQQWGERFAEVLARAAQSPQGYSPVWYSGSSWDSTSPGSFGDSLGSAFSSAVSSSSGSSGSGGGGGSGGGGGGGGGGGW
- a CDS encoding TPM domain-containing protein, translated to MKSLTPSLYAFLILLAALCQLVAPGAVLAGEVKVPALISHVNDYADFISPQVRQELEEALKALETNDSTQVVVLTVPDLQGHPLEDFSIKVAQTWGLGRQGKDNGVLVVLAKAERKVRIEVGRGLEGVLTDALAGRIIDQEMIPRFKNQDFDGGVLAGVKAIVQVVKGEYTGTGTRLTKWKFDTHAWAVILALVLTALCCKQKGWVRGSVGGITFSSAAMVLAFSLTGVLVALVGGVVFGLLVPYLLRLDPPSGGGDVILEGVARVVVGGLGSFIGGGASGDW